The segment atatatatatgtatatatatatatatatatatatatatatatatatatatatatacatatatatgtgtgtgtgtgtgtgtgtgtgtgtgtgtatgtatgtatatatataaatatatatttatatatatatatatatatatatatatatatatatatttatatatgaagaggtatatatttgtttatgtatatgtacgagtgtgtgtgtatgtatgtatatatatatatatatatatatatatatatatacctatatgtgtgtgtgtgtgtgtgtgtgtgtgtgtgtgtgtgtgtgtgtgtgtacatatctatctatctatctatctatctatatttatatatatataaataattttacatacacacactcacacacacacacacacacacacacacacacacacacacacacacacacacacacacatatatatatatatatatatatatacatatatatatatatatatacatatatgtatataaaatgtatgtgtgtgtgtgtgtgtgtcagtgtgcataTGCTTCCCAGAAAAACCTACACTCACACGCACCCTTCCAAGCGCGCAAAATGGAGGTCAGTTCGATAAGTCGACGACGGCTTCGGACGAGGGCGTCGCGGGAATAAAAGAACACCTTCGCCAGGACAGAGTTAAAGCAGATGCCCCGTTGCCCTAACTGCCTCGCCAACCTGTTGTGTGTGGGGAGGAGCCTGAAGCCAGATGAAAGGGGGAAGTCTGACACATTGATCTTGAGGCCCGAGACGTTCTGAttagtaggtgggggggggggggatcacttCGGAGGACTTGGGATGATGGGTGTAAGGCGATGGGTGTAAGGCGATGGGTGTAAGGAGTGGGTGTAAGGAGATGGGTGTAAGGCGATGGGTGTAAGGCGATGGGTGTAAGGCGATGGATGTAAGGCGATGGGTGTAAGGCGATGGGTGTAAGGCGATGGGTGTAAGGCGATGGGTGTAAGGCGATGGGTGTAAGGAGTGGGTGTAAGTAGATGGGTGTAAGGCGATGGGTGTAAGGCGATGGGTGTAAGGAGTGGGTGTAAGGAGATAGGTGTAAGGCGATGGGTGTAAGGCGATGGGTGTAAGGCGATGGGTGTAAGGAGTGGGTGTAAGGCAATGGGTGTAAGGCGATGGGTGTAAGGAGTGGGTGTAAGGCAATGGGTGTAAGGCGATGGGTGTAAGGAGTGGGTGTAAGGCAATGGGTGTAAGGAGTTGGTGTAAGGAGATGGGTGTAAGGTTTTTGGGGAAGTCAGGGTCTTGTTGGAGTCTCCCTGGCCCACGAGAAGTCAAATAAAATATCCGTCCTTGCTAACGGTTCGCTCCTGACATCACTTGTTATGACTCATGCGGATTTCCGTTCGATTTATCTTCATTTCGttcattcatttacataaatTCATTTCACAATCCTTTACACCAGTGTTATCAACGAGTGATCACAGACAACTGTTCGGGTACGTGTGATGGTTTGCAACTGATGTTTCTGCTTAGTAAACAAATGAATCATGGGTCGACGACGGCTGATATACATAAACgctcatacatataaatgtgtgtgtgtatatatatatatatatatatatatatatatatatatatatatatatatattacatatatatatatatatatatatatatatatatatatgtgtgtgtgtgtgtgtgtgtgtgtgtgtgtgtgtgtgtgtgtgtgtgtgtatgtgcgtgtgtgtgtgtgtgtgtgtgtgtgtgtgtgtgtgtgtgtgtgtgtgtgtgtgtttgtgtgtgtgtgatataaatataaatatatatatatatacatatatatatatatatatatatatatatatatatatatatatacacatatatatatgtatgtgtgtatatatacaaacataaataaatatatatatatatatatatatatatatatatatatgtttgtatgtatgtgtatgtatatgtgtgtgtatatatatatatatatatatttatatatatgtatgtgtgtatatatgtatttgtgtgtgtgtgtgtgtgtgtgtgtgtgtgtgtgtttgtggttgtgtgtgtttaacatatatatatatatacatatatatatatacaaatatacatatatatatacacacacatatatatatatatatatatatatatatatatatacatatcactaaTCTGTCTTATCactaatctgtttttttttttttctcaatcttatATCTACGTAGCCCTCGTTATATTTACTTttgaacctaaaaaaaaaaaaagaaaaaaaaaatcttttttaaaCCATTATTCATTTCATAGACGTGGTGCAGCTGCGGTTTTGTCCAAACGGCTGTAAAACGagaaaaactgtaatcatgaatTTAAATTGATATCTCAATTCCacagattttgttgttgttgttgttgttgttgtttttttctacttctctacAGTGTGTTAGCTGTAGACTTTAGCAACTAATCTCGCTATCATTTTATACAATAGTTCttaatgcatgtgtaaatatatgtatgtgtatgtgtatatatatatgtatgtgtatgtgtatataaatgtgtgtgtgtgtgtgtgtgtttgtgcgtgcgtgcgtgtgtgcgtgagtgtatgcgtgcgtatatgcgtgcgtgcgtgtatgtgtctgtgtctatgtgcgtgcgtgcgtgtatgtgtctgtgtctctgtgcgtgcgtatgcgtgcgtgcgtgcttatttGCACGCATGTTTCgcataaaatttttaaaaaataaaaaaaatcgcgcCGAACGAAATCATAACACTACTAACTCACATCAAATTCCACTGGCTTTCGACACTCCGAGACCCGACCAGCTCTCGCAGCCCGACGTGGCAACTCCTTCCTAATATCGAATCGTCAAGGAGTACCTAATAACTAATATGCGTCTGGTTAGATTCATCATCCCTATGCCTTTGGAGAGCAAGAGGGTACGTTGATGGCATTGAGGGAGGATTGGTTGCTTCAGAGGCATTGTTGCAGGTAGCAGAGCGAGAGGGACGTTTGATACAAGGGGAAAGCGAACTGGACTGTTTCGTCGAGAAAGACGTAGCAGGTTTCGAAGTTAGGACAGGGTTCGGTTCAGGGTTTGTGTGGATGTTGGTCTGTTGTGCgaatagggttttttttttcgcgtctctgtctgtctgtctgtctgtctctctgtctctctgtctctctctctctctctctctctctctctctctctctctctctctctctctctctctcttctgtttaatAGTGTAAATGATAAACTGTGTgtcacttcctttttctcctcatctgtccattttctcttatctctcttcttccttttcattctattctattttttctatccttttttcctcccctcctctcttccttgttctagctttctcttgctctttcttctccctcctttatctccatctctgtctctttctcatttttttctttctcttcattctaatttgtctcgttttcttttctttctcttcctctccctctcttgtttcttctacCTCCATATCTTCCCtgtttcacccttttcctccttctcattgcctccttccttctcctccttctcattctcttcttctttactacctctacctttccctcctcctcctcctcctccttcttcttctcctcctcctcttcctcctcctcctcctcctcctcctcctcctcctctttctccttctcctcgtccttctcctcctcttcctcctcctcttcctcctcctcctcctcctcctcctcctcctcctcctcctcctcctcctcctcctcctcctcctcctcctccacctcctcctcctcctcctcctcctcctcctcctcctcctcctcctcctcctcctcctccccttcctcccccctactccttctccttctccttctccttctccttctcctcctcctcctcctcctcctcctcctcctcctcctcctcctcctcctcctcctcctctttacctttccttttattttccctctcctccttttcctcctcctcctccttttcctctctacctctccctgtctcttctctctcctccctttcctcttcctcttcctcctcctcttcctcctcctctttacctctccctttctcttccctctcctccttttcctcctcctcctcctcctcctcttcctcctcctctttacctctgcctttctcttttctctcctccttttcctcctcctcctcctctttatccctcctttcctcttcctcctcctcctctttcactcaaCCAACGCGAAACAAAGAAATATTCAacaaatatctatttacttataggGTTTGTAAAACTTCCCGTCtgtaaaaatgagaaaacaaaatatgtaaaccATTTAATTAATGTTTCATCCAGTCATTCTGAAAAGACAGCTGTAAATCGTATATCCTCTTTTTGAAATTAGAATAAACACGGTTTCCTGTGTGTGATTTAGTATCGTGATTTATATCTGTTGTGTTATACATGCATTTCTTTATTGTtgctccctttttttatcttcgtaaTATGTacagttattagtattgtttttattatcattatcattatcattattattattgtcattattgttatcagtatatttatcagtattattactatcattatcaatttcattatcttcttaataatttttgctattgttattattatcattattgttattattattattatcattattattattattattattattattattattattattattattattattatcattattatcattattattatcattattattattattattactatcatcattattattattattattatactattgtttttgttactgttattatcattagtagttgtagtagtagtagtggtagtaatagtagtaatagtagtagtattgtgttttattatcattatcattattatcattatcattattattgatagtagtagtagtattatcctcatcataattattatcaatcttattattatcattatcattaaaaatattgttgttataaatattaatatcatcataattgttattatcataattatcattatcaccataactattatcatcattatgattattattaatttttgctaatgttgttattatattatcagtattagtaatagtagtagcaatattattatcataatcatcttaatcttcataatattattattattaatacgaaGGACAGGATTATCATTGTCAGTTGCATCATGAAGTTGTTGTTGCAATCCACTTTATTCTCTCCTCACACACTCAAAGCAAATGTAATATCATAAAATCTAGTGAAGTACATTTTTACAGTTTTGTGTTCAGTATAAGAACAGATATATtggattatatcatatatttcatccATGCAATAGACTTAAATtgtatgaaatgaaatgaaacagaatcattataatttttcgtacaagggaaaaaaaaaaacatacataaaagacCATTAATATAAACGTTgattaaaacatataaaaaaaaggaaatgttagtatttttgataattatatgAAACAGATCAAACGaaggaaataataatttaaaaaaatacttgCCAACCTTGATACCTTTCGTTCAACAAACACTTTTGAGGCAAAATATacgtgatgaaaatgaagataatgtgtgACAAGCAGGAGGATAGTAAAAtcttcatgataatattgatatcatgattagaCACAGACGTTTAAAAAGTTCCTCGGCGGAAACAAAAGAtgaaatcattattgtcatcatcatcgtcgtcatcattatgataatgaaaattacaataacaacaacactagcgaaaattataatagcacaatgatagtagtgataataataacaataacagtaataataataataataataataataataataataataaaaatgataataatgattgataacaataacagcaacaataataataataataataataataatattaataatgataataataataataataatgataacaataagaataataatataaataatgataataagaatgattataataatgataatgataatgataatgataatgatgataataagaatgataataataataataaggataatagtaataacaatgatattagtaataataatcatatttatcatatctattataataatagtaataataatgataaaattatatcaataatattagcaataataacagcaataaaggtaatgataataacaataacaaaaacattaacaatgatactactactactagtactactactactactactactaataataataataataataatggtaataataataataataacaaaaaacaacagcaacaccaatgataataacaacaacgcatCAAAAcaccgtcctccccccccccccacctccccttcaacCCATAACCCACCCttaacccccttcctccaccctcccccctaaccccacccctccacccttccccccccccccaaaaaaaaaaaaaaaaaaatcgacattatTACTCGAGACAAATCGTCAATCAGCGAGGTTCGAGTGGCACTCAAACATACTCCTCCACCTAACACGTTATCACCCGccagtgtgtgtctgtattgaacgctccccccccccccccctctggttgCTAGCTCTCCACCTCGAACATCACACGCAGTAACCAGGTATAAGGGGGGGATCGATACTAGGCACGGGTGAGTAAGGTTGGTGATGAGTAATGGTGAGTAATATTGGTttgggatggtaatgatgatgatggtgaggatgatgatggtgagtaatAATGGtttgggatgataatgatgatgatggtgatgaggatgatgatggtgatgataacgatgatgatggtgaggatgaggatgatgatggtgaggatgaggatgatgatggtgaggatgaggaggatgatggtgatgatgatgatgatgatgatggtgatgatgacgatgatgatggtgatgatgacgatgatgatggtgatgatgacgatgatgatggtgatgatgacgatgatgatggtgatgataaaggtgatggtaaTAGCGACAGtagtactaatactgataatattgataatgataaacacaaggataataatgataatgataatgataatgaagcagttgatgatagtaaaaattataaagctaataataataataataatagtaataataataataataataataataatgataataatgatattaataataataataataataatagttataataata is part of the Penaeus chinensis breed Huanghai No. 1 chromosome 35, ASM1920278v2, whole genome shotgun sequence genome and harbors:
- the LOC125044029 gene encoding putative proline-rich protein 21, coding for MYISRRRPMIHLFTKQKHQLQTITRRLQQDPDFPKNLTPISLHQLLTPIALHPLLTPIALHPLPYTHSLHPSPYTHCLTPTPYTHRLTPIALHPSPYTYLLTPTPYTHRLTPIALHPSTYTHSLHPSPYTHRLTPIALHPSPYTHRLTSIALHPSPYTHRLTPISLHPLLTPIALHPSPYTHHPKSSESVLSCGLRQHTFTEKGRVNAWARECEEQAGNRQRTASESPAPEFFLKVNS